Genomic DNA from Paenibacillus borealis:
CCACAAGACCCTTAAGGTCTATCTCCGTAATGGAGACATGATCTGTCCGCGTAATTCCATGTCCGGCTATAGTGCCGAACCGGCCATTAACAATTTCAATGCTTGCGTGGTACAGCGGCTGACGCCCGGTTCCATCGATTAACGTCGCGTTAGTCAATCGTATAATTGCATTTTCATTTCCCATGGCAGAAGTGACCCTCCAGTGAAGATAATTGTCTTCCAAGAGAAAGTATAAGATATAAAAATATCCGGATATATATAATACTCTTTTAATAATCGTTCATTACTTACTGTAATAACCCTTCGAGTTCAAAAATGCCGTGTTCTGTAAAATCAGCGATAATCTGCGGCGGCAGCAGTGCGTTCATGTCGCTCACGGTGCACCAGCGGTAATCGGTATGCTCTTCCGAGAGCTGGACTTCATCCCGGAGCGCCCCGCATAGATAAGTGATAATCACTACCTGTCTCGCAGGGTCCGTGAGCAGGGTTACCGCGTAAAGAATACGTTTTGTCGTTACTGCAAGTCCGGTTTCCTCGAGAATTTCCCTTTCCAGTGCGGCCTCCAGGCTTTCACCGAATTCGATTTTGCCTCCGGCACACTCCCAGCTTCCGGCACCTGCCGAATCAGCGGCTGCCCGCTTGATAAGCAAGATTCTGCCCTGATACAGGATTACACCTTTGACGGCAACAATGATGGTTTTTGATTTTTTGGACATGAGGGAAACGCTCCTTCTACAGACTCAAGAATACACCGGATAACGTGCGGACTGAACATTTTCTGTTTGGCCGGCTCCCTGGTGTGGTAAGTAACATAACGTAAAGCCATTTTGAAGGACAAGCATGATGATGCATAAACACCAGACCTTAAGCCATCCTAACATGATCAGTTTAACAGTATAGCGGTACAGCGAAAGGAGAATGGATTATGCCAGACACCAGCAAACAACCCGTCAAAACCCTGCCTCCGCAGGTACAGGACCAGCAGCCCGGAATTGAGAGCGAGATGAACCCGCTTCCGGAGTTTGAAACCTCGGCTTACAAAGCAGCAGGTAAGCTGCTGGGCAAAGCCGCGCTTATTACCGGGGGCGACAGCGGAATCGGGCGTGCGGTTGCCGTTCATTTTGCCAAAGAAGGCGCAGATGTAGTCATCTCCTATCTGAATGAGCACGAAGATGCGGAAGAGACCAAACGCCAGGTGGAGCAGGAGGGGCGGAAGTGTATTCTGATCTCCGGTGATATCGGGGTCGAGGCCTTCTGTCAGGATCTGATTAATAAAACCGTTGAGGGACTCGGCAAGCTGGACATCCTGATCAACAATGCGGCAGAGCAGCATCCGCAGGATAAGATTGAGGACATTACCGCCGAGCAGCTAGAGCGGACGTTCCGGACGAATATTTTCTCCATGTTCTATCTGACCAAGGCAGCGATGCCCCATCTGAAAAAAGGCTCCACAATCATCAACACCACGTCCATCACGGCGTACCGTGGCAGCCCGCAGCTGCTGGATTATTCGTCCACCAAAGGGGCAATTCTCAGCTTCACCCGCTCCCTGTCGATGAATCTGGCGGACAAAGGCATCCGCGTGAATGCGGTAGCACCTGGCCCGATTTGGACGCCGCTGATTCCGTCTACTTTTGACGCGAAGAAGGTCAGTGAATTCGGCGGCACCCAGCCGATGAAGCGTCCGGGACAGCCCGAAGAGCTGGCACCGGCTTATGTGTATCTGGCTTCAGACGATTCCTCCTATGTGAGCGGTCAGGTCATGCATGTCAATGGCGGCGAGATCGTTAACGGCTGACATAAGAAAATGTATGTAAGCTGGAATATTACAGGCAACAGCATTCAAACGTCCAACAGGGGAAAAGCCGGCCGGGAGGCTGGCTTTTTTGCCGCTTAAATGCGGTTGGAGCAAATGAGTGAATCTATTAAAGAATAGCTCTTAAAGGAATAATATGCTAATATACAAACTGCAAGAACAATAGAATACGAACGATCACTAGGGGTGCCGCAAGGCTGAGACGGACATAACAGTTCGGACCCTTTGAACCTGATCTGGTTTATACCAGCGTAGGGAAGTGGAGAATGAATAATGCAGCGGGGGTAACGGTTTACCCGGTATTCCTGCTTATATTCCAGACTGCTTCCTGAACAGGGGGCGGTCTTTTTGTATTTTCCGGTTGCCGTATAGAGGGAGGTGAAGGTGCTGAAAGAAATCCATTTAATCTCGGATGGGAGGCTAAATCCGGAGCAGCTTGCCGGACTGGCTGCTGCTGTACATGACATGGTGGATTATATCCATCTCCGGGAAAAAGCCATGTCCGCACGGGAACTTCTGGCTGCCGCTGAGCAGTTGCTTCAAGCAGGGATTCCGCCCTCTAAGCTGGTCATTAATGACCGGATAGATGTGGCTTTGGCGGCCGGGGCGGCCGGCGTCCAATTGGCTTGGCACAGCCTGCCGCCTGCCGGAGCACGCGGTATTGCACCGGGTCTGCGGCTGGGCAGATCGGTGCACTCCCCGGAGGAAGCGGCACAGGCCGGGCGGCAGGGAGCGGATTTCTGTCTGTATGGACATGTATTCCCTACTGCCTGCAAGCCCGGACAGCGGGAACGGGGCCTGGAGCAGCTGGCAGCCGCCGTCCGCTCCAGCAGCATCCCGCTGATTGCTATTGGAGGCATCACACCGGGGAATGCCGGAGCCGTTCTGTCGAAGGGCGCTGCCGGAATTGCTGTAATGTCCGGGATATGCGGTGCGCCCGACCCTGCTGCTGCCGCTGAGGCCTACAGAGCATCCGTTCAGGCTGCAGCGTCTGCGATGTCCTGAAAGAAAACCCAATAACGGGCAAAGGAGGTGAACAGGCATGAATTTGACCGTTAACGGACGGACAGGAATGTATGATGAGAGCTGCCGGACGCTGGCTGATCTTCTGGCCCGGCCTGAGTGGACAGGAAAGCTGGTTATTGTGGAGCTGAATGGTGAGATTACCGGCAGAGACGTTTATGGAGATACATTGCTGAATGAAGGCGACCGCGTGGAGCTGGTTCATTTTGTTGGCGGAGGCTAGGTAACTGTGCGTGCGGCAGATGCAAGAGTGCTGATACACGCAATTTAGATAAAGGCAACGACTTATCACAGGAGGCGATATGATGCAAGATCCTTTGGTTATCGGAGGAGTTACTTTAACGAGCAGACTGTTCATCGGGACCGGCAAATACAGCCGCAATACCCTTATTCCCGAGGTGATTGCGCGCTCGGGTTCACAGGTCATTACGGTTGCCCTGCGCCGGGTAGATCCGGAGAGCAAGGACAATATTGTCACTCATATTCCTTCCCATATGACTCTGCTGCCCAATACCTCCGGTGCACGCACCGCAGAAGAAGCGGTACGTATTGCCAGGCTGGCGAAGTCGGCGGGACTGGGCAATTGGGTGAAGATCGAGGTTATCAATGATCAGAAATATTTGCTGCCTGATAATACCGAGACGATCAGAGCTACTGAAATCTTAGCCGCAGAGGGTTTCGTTGTTCTGCCTTATATGAGTCCTGACCTGTCGGCCGCACTCCGGCTGAAGGCGGCCGGGGCTGCAGCGGTTATGCCGCTGGGAGCGCCGATCGGCTCTAACCGCGGATTGCAGACCAAGGAGCTGATCCGGATTCTGATAGCAGAAACGGGTCTGCCCATAATCGTGGATGCCGGTATCGGCAGACCCTCCGAGGCTGCTGAGGCGATGGAAATGGGCGCATCCGCTGTGCTGCTGAACACGGCAATTGCCACCGCCCGGGACCCGCTTCTGATGGCGGAGGCGTTCCGGGAAGCGGTGTCGGCGGGGCGGAACGCCTTTCTGGCCGGGCTGGGGCCTGTGGAAGAGACGGCTGCAGCTTCTTCGCCGCTGACCGGATTTCTCGCCTGACTGATGTTGTGTAAGGAAAAGGAGGAGGGACATGAGCTTTTATGATACGCTGACCCGGCTGGAACAGCTGCCTTACGGGAGGGTATGGAAACAGTATACTGCGCTCGATGTGAAGCGGGCGCTTCGCCTGGAGCAACTGGACGAGGACGGGCTGATGGCCCTGCTGTCTCCGGCAGCAGAGCCATACCTGGAGGAGATGGCGCAGAAGGCGCATAGATTGACGCGTACGCAATTCGGTCATGTGATGCAGCTGTTTACACCGATGTATCTGGCTGATTTCTGCGTCAATCATTGTACTTACTGCAGCTTTAGCTCCATTTATGATTTTCCGCGCAAAAAACTGACGCTGGATGAGGTCCGGCGGGAAGCGGAAGCTATCGCAGCCACAGGGCTGCGCCACATTCTGATTCTGACCGGAGAATCCCGGAATGAAAGTCCGGCCAGTTATGTGAAAGACTGCGTGAAGGTGCTCCGCAGCTATTTCTCTTCAGTCAGCATTGAAGTGAATCCGCTCACTACGGAAGAATACGCTGACCTTAGACAGGCGGGAGTAGACGGCCTGACGCTGTATCAGGAGGTCTATCATCAGGAGACCTACCGCCAGCTGCATGTGAAAGGCCCAAAGCGGGTGTACCGCAACCGTCTGGATGCGCCCGAGCGCGGCTGCCTTGCCGGATTCCGCTCCGTAAATATCGGAGCCCTGCTGGGCATGTACGAATGGCGTCAGGAAGCGCTTGCGACTGCACTGCACGCCAGGTATTTGCAGGACAAGTATCCGGAGTGTGAAATCGGTTTGTCCATTCCCCGTTTTCGGCCGTACCTCGGTGATTTTAATCCTGCAAGTGATGTAACCGACCGTGCGCTGGTGCAGATCATTCTGGCGTACCGTCTGTTTCTGCCGCGTTCCGGGATTTCACTGTCCACGCGGGAGCCGGCAGCGCTGCGCGATCATCTGGTTCATCTCGGGATCACGAAGATGTCTGCCGGGGTATCCACCGAGGTAGGCGGACATACGCTGGAGGGTGGAACCCCGCAGTTTGAAATATCAGACAGCCGAAACGTGGATGAGATCATTGAGATGCTGGAGGCAAAGGGGCTGCAGCCGGTGTTCAAGGACTGGGACATCCTGGATGATTCGCTAGCCATGCCTTAACTTGATGCAAATAACCCGCCGTGAGGCGGGTTATTTGCATTGCAGGGCTTAACGGCCGGTGCGGTGCTGTATTCTTCAAGCGGCCGCACGATCTCCCGCTAGTCGGCGGGGGTCTCCGGACTCATGCTTGAAGACAGCTCGTCCAGCGACAGCTCGAAGCCCGGAGCCATATGGGTAAGGAAATACTCCATCTCCGGCATCGCAAGCCCATGCAGCTTCGCGGCCGTCTGCTCCCGGGCTGCTGCGAATTCGCGGTTGCCTGCGGCGGTTTCCCAGACGCATTTCAGGTATGCGTCGAGCACATCCGCCGCCTTGACGTAGCGGAGCAGTCCGGCATCCTCGGAGCCGGGCGGGCTGTCCTGGGGCTGCAGGAGCGGCGCATAGACTGCGCTCAGCTCCGGCGGGATCATCGCCGACAGGCGCTCGGCGGCGGCCCGCTCCATGTCGCGGAAGCTGGACAGCAGCCGCGGGTTGTTATGCTTCACCGGCGTAGCGATGTCGCCGGTGAAGACCTCGGTGGCGTCGTGAAACAACGCCATCGCGGATGCACGGTCGGCGTTCAGCGACCGGCCGAAGTGGACATTGCCGATGGTGCACAGCATGTGCGCCAGCAGGGCGACCTGGAACGAATGCTGCGCCACGTTCTCCGGGGTGGTGCTGCGCATGAGGCTCCAGCGCTGGATATATTGCAGCCGGTAGAGATAGGCAGAGAAATGGTAGTTCAATTTTTAAGTAACCCCTTTCATGAGCAGCTTAATATGATATTATAATAACTAATTGTAACAGAGTTAGGACAGCCTGAAACAGATGGAGAGGAGACTGAATGAAGATGCAGCATTTTGAAGACAGCATTTATAATCTGATCGTAGAGACCTCCACGAATTTGCCGGGTGATGTGCGCCGGGCGGTCGCAAAAGGGCGTGCGCTGGAAGACCGGGCGACCCGCTCCGGACTGGCACTGACTACCATTGCCCAGAATATCGGCATGGCGGAGCTTCAG
This window encodes:
- a CDS encoding NUDIX hydrolase, producing the protein MSKKSKTIIVAVKGVILYQGRILLIKRAAADSAGAGSWECAGGKIEFGESLEAALEREILEETGLAVTTKRILYAVTLLTDPARQVVIITYLCGALRDEVQLSEEHTDYRWCTVSDMNALLPPQIIADFTEHGIFELEGLLQ
- a CDS encoding SDR family oxidoreductase, whose amino-acid sequence is MPDTSKQPVKTLPPQVQDQQPGIESEMNPLPEFETSAYKAAGKLLGKAALITGGDSGIGRAVAVHFAKEGADVVISYLNEHEDAEETKRQVEQEGRKCILISGDIGVEAFCQDLINKTVEGLGKLDILINNAAEQHPQDKIEDITAEQLERTFRTNIFSMFYLTKAAMPHLKKGSTIINTTSITAYRGSPQLLDYSSTKGAILSFTRSLSMNLADKGIRVNAVAPGPIWTPLIPSTFDAKKVSEFGGTQPMKRPGQPEELAPAYVYLASDDSSYVSGQVMHVNGGEIVNG
- a CDS encoding thiamine phosphate synthase, with protein sequence MLKEIHLISDGRLNPEQLAGLAAAVHDMVDYIHLREKAMSARELLAAAEQLLQAGIPPSKLVINDRIDVALAAGAAGVQLAWHSLPPAGARGIAPGLRLGRSVHSPEEAAQAGRQGADFCLYGHVFPTACKPGQRERGLEQLAAAVRSSSIPLIAIGGITPGNAGAVLSKGAAGIAVMSGICGAPDPAAAAEAYRASVQAAASAMS
- the thiS gene encoding sulfur carrier protein ThiS, coding for MNLTVNGRTGMYDESCRTLADLLARPEWTGKLVIVELNGEITGRDVYGDTLLNEGDRVELVHFVGGG
- a CDS encoding thiazole synthase, with amino-acid sequence MQDPLVIGGVTLTSRLFIGTGKYSRNTLIPEVIARSGSQVITVALRRVDPESKDNIVTHIPSHMTLLPNTSGARTAEEAVRIARLAKSAGLGNWVKIEVINDQKYLLPDNTETIRATEILAAEGFVVLPYMSPDLSAALRLKAAGAAAVMPLGAPIGSNRGLQTKELIRILIAETGLPIIVDAGIGRPSEAAEAMEMGASAVLLNTAIATARDPLLMAEAFREAVSAGRNAFLAGLGPVEETAAASSPLTGFLA
- the thiH gene encoding 2-iminoacetate synthase ThiH; the protein is MSFYDTLTRLEQLPYGRVWKQYTALDVKRALRLEQLDEDGLMALLSPAAEPYLEEMAQKAHRLTRTQFGHVMQLFTPMYLADFCVNHCTYCSFSSIYDFPRKKLTLDEVRREAEAIAATGLRHILILTGESRNESPASYVKDCVKVLRSYFSSVSIEVNPLTTEEYADLRQAGVDGLTLYQEVYHQETYRQLHVKGPKRVYRNRLDAPERGCLAGFRSVNIGALLGMYEWRQEALATALHARYLQDKYPECEIGLSIPRFRPYLGDFNPASDVTDRALVQIILAYRLFLPRSGISLSTREPAALRDHLVHLGITKMSAGVSTEVGGHTLEGGTPQFEISDSRNVDEIIEMLEAKGLQPVFKDWDILDDSLAMP
- the yfbR gene encoding 5'-deoxynucleotidase translates to MNYHFSAYLYRLQYIQRWSLMRSTTPENVAQHSFQVALLAHMLCTIGNVHFGRSLNADRASAMALFHDATEVFTGDIATPVKHNNPRLLSSFRDMERAAAERLSAMIPPELSAVYAPLLQPQDSPPGSEDAGLLRYVKAADVLDAYLKCVWETAAGNREFAAAREQTAAKLHGLAMPEMEYFLTHMAPGFELSLDELSSSMSPETPAD